Sequence from the Mesorhizobium sp. PAMC28654 genome:
GCAGAAAGCCTAGCGCGCTGATGCGCACCTCTTCCAAGCTCGGCGGATCCACGCGATTGCCAGGCGCCCCGTAAGTTTGCTGCTCGGGCGCGGCAAAGCCGCCGGCCTTGCCATCCTTCTCATCCAATGCACGCACAAGATCGAGCCGGGCAGCGAACAGGCGGGCCGAAAGGGACTTGGCAGCGCTGGCTTCCTTGATCTCGGGATTGGCGCCGAAGAATTCGAGGTTCTGGCAATAGTCGAAGACGCGGAAGCACTCCTTGTCCTGACCGGGACCAAACAGGTCGGGGCAGAGCCGCGTGCCTCGCCCCATCATCTGCCAGAATTTCGTCTTCGATCGAATCTGCTTGAAGAAGACCAGGTTCACCACTTCCGGCACGTCGATGCCTGTATCCAGCATGTCAACCGAGATGGCAATGTGCGGAGCCTTGTCCTTCTTCGAGAAGTCGTCGATCAGCGTTTGCGCATAGGCGCCGCTCTCATAGGTGACGACGCGGGCGAAATGTCCAGCAAGACGGATAGGCCGCGTTAAAGCGAGCTTCGATATAAACAGCATGCGCCTGGTTCTTGGCGAAGATGATGGTTTTGCCGGGCCGATCGCCGCCCTCGACCTTCAACCCGTTCTGCATCAAGTGCGCGATAACCTGGTCGACAGTGTCCTGGTTGAAAAGACGTTTGTTCACCTCGGCCGCCTCGACCGTATCGGGGATCTCGTCCTCGCCCCATTCCAGCATGTCCCACTGGTCCTTCTCCTCTTCGGAGAGATCGTCGTAGCGCAAGCCGGAGCGCACGATCTTCAGCGGCACGGAAATCGCCACTGGCGGCACGAGATGGCCGTCAGTGACGGCTTCCTCGAGGCTATAGGCGTCGGTTGGCACTCCGTCTTCCAGGTCGAACAGCGAATAGGTGTTCTTGTCGATCTCATCCTTGGGCGTTGCGGTCAGGCCGACGAGGAAGCTATCGAAATACTCGAATATAGCGCGATAGCGTTGGTAGACCGAGCGGTGCGCCTCATCGATCACGATGAGGTCGAAGTGTCCGGGGCCGAACTTCGCCTTGCCCTCCCGCCTGCCATCGATGAGGTTCATCATGGTCGGATAGGTGGAAAGGAACACGCGGCCTTCGCTGGTGCGCTCGGTGACGAGATTGACCGGCGCGGAATCCGGCAGCTGCGCCTTGAAGGCGCCAGCCGCCTGGTTGACCAGCGCGACACGATCGGCAAGGAACAGCACGCGCTTTGCCCAGCCGGCGCGCATCAGAAGATCGACGAGGGCGATGACCGTGCGCGTCTTGCCTGAGCCGGTCGCCATCACCAGCAGCGCCTTACGCTCGCCCTCGTCCTCGAATGCCTTGGCGATGGCGCGGATGGCGCGCTGCTGGTAGGGGCGTTTGTCGCCGGCGATCTTCGTATTGAGCTTTGTCTCCGCGAGCTTCCTGCGGCTCGTGCGGCGCTGGATCAGCAGTTCCAGTTCGTCGCGCTTGTAGAAGCCGCCGATCTGGCGCGGAGGATACCGCACATCGTCCCAGATCCAGTGCTCGTAACCGTTCGAGTAGAAAATCACCGGTCGTTGGCCGTAACGCGCCTCCAGCCGGTCGGCATAGAGTTTAGCCTGCTGCTGGCCCTGGCGGGCATCCTTGCGCGTGCGCTTGGCCTCGACCAGGCCCAACGGCTTGCCGTCGGCGCCCCACAGCACATAGTCGACGAAGCCTACACCCTGTTCGTTCGGCATGCCCTCGACGCGGAACTCGATGTCTTCCGGCCTGTCCAGTGCCCAACCTGCCTCACGCAGCAGCAGATCGATGTAGCGGTCGCGGGTTTCCGCCTCGTTGTAGTCGTGTGTAGACGGCGTCGCCTCTGCGGCATGCCGGGCGGCTGCCACTTCGGCACGCAGGCGCTGCAATTCGGCGTCGAGGTTCTGCCGGTCGGAGAGCAGCTTGGTCAACTCGCCGTTCTTGGCGTCGAGTTCGGCTTGCTGCGCCTTCAGATGCGCGAAGGCCTTCCTCAGCGTCTCGTCACGGCGCGCCAACACCGAGGCGTCGAAGGCAAGACCCTCGGGCGGCTTAGTCTTGCGCGCATAAGTGCGCGCCAGCCAGAAACAGACGTGGAACAATTCCTTGACCGCGCCAGCAGCATCGCCTGGCCGGATGGTCTTTTCCTCGTGCACGGCGCGATTGCGCAGAGTGTTGATGAACTTTGCCTTGGCGAATACGGCCTCGCCCGCTGCGCCGCGAAAACTCGGCTCGTGGAGCAGTGCTGAGATGTTATCCTGATAGGGCAGCTTCAGGCCAGGGTCGGCGCGGAACGCCCATTTGACGGCGAGCTCAACTGTCTTGCCGGCGAAGAACGCCGCCGCCGTCGGCGACACGCCCGCCTGCCGCTCAGCCTCCACCGCCGCCTCGTGGACGGTTGGAAACTCAGCGGCGAGGAAGGCG
This genomic interval carries:
- a CDS encoding DEAD/DEAH box helicase family protein, with protein sequence MSNFAFLAAEFPTVHEAAVEAERQAGVSPTAAAFFAGKTVELAVKWAFRADPGLKLPYQDNISALLHEPSFRGAAGEAVFAKAKFINTLRNRAVHEEKTIRPGDAAGAVKELFHVCFWLARTYARKTKPPEGLAFDASVLARRDETLRKAFAHLKAQQAELDAKNGELTKLLSDRQNLDAELQRLRAEVAAARHAAEATPSTHDYNEAETRDRYIDLLLREAGWALDRPEDIEFRVEGMPNEQGVGFVDYVLWGADGKPLGLVEAKRTRKDARQGQQQAKLYADRLEARYGQRPVIFYSNGYEHWIWDDVRYPPRQIGGFYKRDELELLIQRRTSRRKLAETKLNTKIAGDKRPYQQRAIRAIAKAFEDEGERKALLVMATGSGKTRTVIALVDLLMRAGWAKRVLFLADRVALVNQAAGAFKAQLPDSAPVNLVTERTSEGRVFLSTYPTMMNLIDGRREGKAKFGPGHFDLIVIDEAHRSVYQRYRAIFEYFDSFLVGLTATPKDEIDKNTYSLFDLEDGVPTDAYSLEEAVTDGHLVPPVAISVPLKIVRSGLRYDDLSEEEKDQWDMLEWGEDEIPDTVEAAEVNKRLFNQDTVDQVIAHLMQNGLKVEGGDRPGKTIIFAKNQAHAVYIEARFNAAYPSCWTFRPRRHL